A window of the Acidobacteriota bacterium genome harbors these coding sequences:
- a CDS encoding efflux RND transporter periplasmic adaptor subunit, which produces MIRVEWLAGVLLPVVLTAAGCSGTRPSASIPTFEVQPGVFEIEIKGFGELEAARSTPIEVPSRLPGRQRVVYLLDDGTTVAEGDLIARLDGETILRWIRKAKDAIRKVDFQLEAKQKALEKEKTAVEASLLLLEQEKRDAESYAPRDESLFSRNEIIDAQVDLELLETKIELARSKIARYVQRAEAEMEILRLQRKTQQVRLTQFEEARRSLEVRAPHAGVFFRKTNWRGEKMSVGNTVWGGGALGELPDLTRMEAKLHVLESEAAGLAEGLEVSIALDAHPDLRYPGTVKSVQPIANPIESESPVKYFELTIELDQTDQATMKPRSQVLASIFVARESDVVSIPNQALFQKAGKSWVWVQQGDGFERREVETGRRSLSRTVVVRGLTGGEVIALSEPSTQGEG; this is translated from the coding sequence ATGATCAGGGTTGAGTGGCTGGCCGGGGTGCTATTGCCGGTCGTGCTCACAGCCGCCGGCTGCTCGGGCACGCGTCCGTCGGCATCCATTCCAACCTTCGAGGTCCAGCCGGGCGTTTTCGAGATCGAAATCAAGGGTTTCGGAGAGTTGGAGGCGGCCAGGAGCACACCGATCGAGGTGCCCTCCCGTTTGCCCGGCCGGCAGCGGGTGGTCTATCTGCTCGATGACGGCACCACGGTGGCAGAGGGTGACCTGATCGCCCGTCTCGATGGTGAGACCATCCTGCGTTGGATCCGCAAGGCGAAGGACGCGATCCGCAAGGTGGACTTTCAGCTCGAGGCCAAACAGAAGGCGCTGGAAAAAGAAAAGACCGCCGTTGAAGCCTCGCTGCTCCTGCTCGAGCAAGAAAAGCGTGACGCCGAGTCCTATGCTCCACGGGACGAGTCCCTGTTTTCACGTAACGAGATCATCGACGCCCAGGTCGACCTGGAACTGCTCGAGACGAAAATCGAGCTGGCCCGGTCGAAGATCGCACGCTACGTGCAACGGGCCGAGGCCGAGATGGAAATCTTGCGTCTCCAGCGCAAGACCCAGCAGGTTCGCTTGACCCAGTTCGAGGAGGCCCGCCGGTCCCTCGAAGTGCGTGCTCCCCACGCCGGAGTGTTTTTCCGGAAGACCAACTGGAGGGGCGAGAAAATGTCGGTGGGCAACACGGTTTGGGGCGGCGGCGCCCTTGGAGAACTGCCCGACCTGACTCGCATGGAGGCCAAGCTGCACGTTCTCGAATCGGAGGCGGCGGGTCTGGCCGAAGGCCTGGAGGTGAGCATCGCCCTCGATGCGCATCCGGATCTGCGCTATCCGGGCACGGTCAAGTCGGTGCAGCCCATCGCGAATCCCATCGAGTCGGAATCGCCGGTGAAGTACTTCGAGCTGACCATCGAACTGGATCAGACGGACCAGGCGACGATGAAACCCCGCAGCCAGGTGCTCGCCTCGATCTTCGTCGCCCGGGAGAGCGACGTGGTCTCGATCCCCAATCAGGCTCTGTTCCAGAAGGCCGGCAAGAGCTGGGTCTGGGTCCAGCAGGGCGACGGCTTCGAGCGGCGCGAGGTGGAGACCGGCAGGCGCAGCCTGAGCCGCACGGTGGTGGTGCGTGGGCTGACGGGAGGTGAGGTGATAGCCCTGAGCGAGCCTTCCACGCAAGGAGAGGGCTGA
- a CDS encoding efflux RND transporter periplasmic adaptor subunit, whose protein sequence is MTVEVKLRRLLAVTGGALLVLAGAAAPARTPLQRPEGWILSGSLVAATAEYFRVPESARWQIKLVWLIEEGSEVGPKDAVARLDPGDTRDSLIDRQDRLQKKRQEVALHQAQAQLDRLDKQLELARAEADYEKARLDAAVPEQVLEGKDYRARQLELRKKKDELDAARMALMVSEAARLATEATDQIEIADLEEEIARYETILDNLVLRAHRPGIVVYGEHPWWGRKFQEGDQVQFGFTIASIPDLDTLEVHAWALEVDLPGIFPGQRARVRLDAFPDREFSARVVTIGVSGEKRALWGKAPYFPVTLRLDQVDPAVMKPGMSVQCELLPPGEEAP, encoded by the coding sequence GTGACGGTTGAGGTGAAGCTGCGCCGGTTGTTGGCGGTGACGGGTGGGGCGCTGCTGGTGCTGGCGGGTGCCGCGGCACCTGCCCGGACACCGTTGCAGCGGCCGGAAGGATGGATCCTCAGCGGCAGCCTGGTCGCCGCCACGGCCGAGTATTTTCGAGTTCCGGAGTCGGCGCGCTGGCAGATCAAGTTGGTCTGGCTGATCGAAGAGGGAAGCGAGGTGGGGCCGAAAGACGCCGTGGCCCGCCTCGACCCCGGAGACACCCGTGACAGCCTGATCGATCGACAGGACCGTTTGCAGAAAAAGCGCCAGGAGGTCGCGCTCCACCAGGCCCAGGCTCAACTCGACCGCCTCGACAAGCAGCTCGAGTTGGCCAGGGCCGAGGCCGACTACGAAAAGGCCAGGCTCGATGCGGCGGTTCCCGAGCAGGTGCTCGAGGGTAAGGACTACCGCGCCCGTCAGCTCGAACTGCGCAAAAAGAAGGATGAACTCGATGCGGCGCGCATGGCGCTGATGGTCAGTGAGGCGGCGCGGCTGGCCACCGAGGCCACCGATCAGATCGAGATCGCCGACCTGGAAGAAGAGATCGCCCGTTACGAGACGATTCTCGACAATCTGGTGTTGCGCGCCCACCGGCCCGGCATCGTGGTTTACGGCGAGCATCCCTGGTGGGGGCGCAAGTTCCAGGAAGGCGACCAGGTGCAGTTCGGTTTCACCATCGCCAGCATCCCCGACCTCGATACCCTCGAAGTCCACGCCTGGGCGTTGGAGGTCGATCTGCCGGGCATCTTCCCCGGTCAGCGGGCGCGGGTCCGTCTCGACGCTTTTCCCGACCGGGAATTCAGCGCCCGGGTGGTGACCATCGGCGTGAGCGGAGAAAAACGCGCCCTGTGGGGCAAGGCTCCGTACTTCCCCGTCACCTTGCGTCTCGACCAGGTGGACCCTGCCGTGATGAAGCCGGGGATGAGTGTGCAGTGCGAGTTGCTTCCGCCCGGGGAGGAGGCGCCATGA
- a CDS encoding efflux RND transporter periplasmic adaptor subunit gives MNRLRALALGGAVLLAALAVAWSSGFGLFDDSGRWEEVRRESFVRRISAGGELQSADSLLVGCPSVRYMWEFTITSMIEEGKEVAAGDRLLTFDGRRLRERLEVKTSELDTSRKELEKDRLALQDEYDRRVLEVAQARAKLARLERELDVPENLRTGIEVEKLRIDARLAARRLELAEQAVALQEKSRRLRLATAERKVKELEQAVTRIREDLKRLEVGAERAGYVVLVPNWRGDKPKVGETVWRGRPILELADLTHMQVAAEVAEADAGYVAEGQRVEIRLDAAPDRLFSGRIRRLGRLFRTKSKDIPSKVFDAIIEIDDPDTELMRPGMAASLKILVPTPGPVIQVSEQAVRHTDDGAWVEVRRGGARRSEKVRVRLGARWQGKVVVDSGLEPGDLVKVRDDQG, from the coding sequence ATGAACCGCTTGCGGGCCCTCGCTCTCGGTGGTGCGGTCCTTCTCGCTGCGCTGGCCGTCGCCTGGAGCAGCGGGTTCGGCCTGTTCGACGACAGCGGGCGCTGGGAAGAGGTACGGCGCGAGTCCTTCGTCCGGCGTATCAGCGCGGGCGGCGAGCTGCAATCGGCCGATTCCCTGCTGGTGGGCTGTCCCTCGGTACGCTACATGTGGGAGTTCACCATTACCTCCATGATCGAAGAGGGCAAGGAGGTCGCCGCCGGCGATCGGCTTTTGACTTTCGATGGGCGCCGCTTGCGCGAGCGACTGGAAGTCAAGACCTCCGAACTCGACACATCGCGTAAGGAACTCGAAAAAGACCGGCTGGCGCTGCAGGACGAGTATGATCGTCGCGTGCTGGAAGTCGCCCAGGCCCGGGCCAAGCTGGCGCGCCTGGAGCGGGAACTCGATGTCCCCGAGAATCTTCGGACGGGGATCGAGGTGGAGAAGCTCCGGATCGACGCTCGGCTGGCCGCCCGTCGCCTGGAACTGGCCGAGCAGGCGGTGGCCTTGCAGGAGAAGAGCCGGCGGTTGCGCCTGGCGACGGCCGAGCGGAAGGTCAAGGAACTCGAACAGGCCGTGACCCGTATCCGCGAAGACTTGAAACGCCTCGAAGTCGGCGCCGAACGGGCGGGTTACGTGGTGCTGGTCCCCAACTGGAGAGGCGACAAGCCGAAGGTCGGGGAGACGGTCTGGCGCGGCCGCCCGATCCTCGAGTTGGCCGACCTGACCCACATGCAGGTGGCGGCCGAAGTGGCCGAAGCCGACGCGGGTTACGTCGCGGAAGGGCAGCGGGTCGAGATTCGCCTCGACGCGGCGCCGGATCGGCTTTTCTCGGGCCGCATTCGTCGCCTCGGGCGTCTGTTCCGTACCAAGTCCAAGGATATTCCCTCCAAGGTCTTCGACGCGATCATCGAGATCGACGACCCCGACACCGAACTGATGCGTCCGGGCATGGCGGCGAGTCTCAAGATCCTCGTGCCCACTCCGGGACCCGTGATCCAGGTGTCGGAACAAGCCGTCAGGCACACCGACGACGGCGCCTGGGTCGAGGTACGGCGTGGTGGAGCGCGCCGCAGCGAGAAGGTGCGGGTGAGGCTCGGCGCCCGCTGGCAGGGTAAGGTCGTCGTCGATTCCGGGCTCGAGCCCGGAGACCTGGTGAAGGTGCGCGATGATCAGGGTTGA